The Kaustia mangrovi genome has a segment encoding these proteins:
- a CDS encoding HNH endonuclease, with amino-acid sequence MSTSAAAHTYHRLYNTARWRKRRARQLADSPLCVYCLARDVVTPATVADHVTPHKGDERLFWHGELQSLCKRCHDSEKQREERGLRRKGCDVDGWPFHEEDA; translated from the coding sequence ATGTCTACTAGCGCGGCGGCGCACACCTACCACCGCCTGTACAACACGGCGCGATGGCGCAAGCGGCGGGCCCGGCAGCTCGCCGATAGCCCGCTGTGTGTGTACTGCCTGGCGCGCGACGTGGTGACACCAGCCACGGTGGCCGACCACGTCACGCCGCACAAGGGCGACGAACGTCTGTTCTGGCACGGCGAGTTGCAGTCGCTGTGCAAGCGCTGTCACGACAGCGAGAAGCAACGCGAGGAACGCGGACTACGCCGCAAGGGCTGCGACGTGGACGGCTGGCCATTCCATGAGGAGGACGCATGA